Proteins encoded in a region of the Triticum dicoccoides isolate Atlit2015 ecotype Zavitan chromosome 3A, WEW_v2.0, whole genome shotgun sequence genome:
- the LOC119269531 gene encoding uncharacterized protein LOC119269531 isoform X3 — MLLVKGLETGSSSGRFFEKFQVLGNCKLFQPGGNCTQHGGWYPSSFPFNKCYFSNRTQHGYGRGYFSAISPHTCTSDDNAMVARAGLPLQDLEFVQFHPTGIYGAGCLITEALFFQLLDGIMEGTYTVQYETRNDLMMLR; from the exons ATGCTATTAGTGAAAGGATTGGAGACTGGGTCTAGTAGTGGTAGGTTTTTTGAGAAATTCCAAGTGCTCGGGAATTGCAAATTGTTTCAGCCAG GGGGTAATTGCACTCAACATGGAGGATGGTACCCTTCATCGTTTCCTTTCAACAAATGCTATTTTAGCAACAGGA CTCAACATGGTTATGGCAGAGGTTACTTCTCTGCTATTTCACCTCACACATGTACTAGTGATGACAATGCTATGGTTGCACGTGCTGGGTTACCCCTTCAG GATCTTGAGTTTGTGCAGTTCCATCCTACAGGCATTTACGGTGCTGGATGCCTTATAACCGAAG CATTATTTTTTCAGCTGCTTGATGGAATCATGGAAGGAACATATACAGTGCAGTATGAAACGAGGAATGATCTGATGATGTTGAGATGA
- the LOC119269531 gene encoding uncharacterized protein LOC119269531 isoform X2 produces the protein MVGVVQLSVRIQISPPCYISPSTETVFLLLFFLFTTKLMQMLLVKGLETGSSSGRFFEKFQVLGNCKLFQPGGNCTQHGGWYPSSFPFNKCYFSNRTQHGYGRGYFSAISPHTCTSDDNAMVARAGLPLQDLEFVQFHPTGIYGAGCLITEGSRGEGGILRNSKAERFME, from the exons ATGGTGGGCGTTGTCCAGTTGTCCGTACGAATCCAGATTTCCCCTCCCTGCTACATCTCTCCTTCCACCGAGACTGTCTTCTTATTGCTGTTTTTTCTTTTTACTACCAAATTGATGCAGATGCTATTAGTGAAAGGATTGGAGACTGGGTCTAGTAGTGGTAGGTTTTTTGAGAAATTCCAAGTGCTCGGGAATTGCAAATTGTTTCAGCCAG GGGGTAATTGCACTCAACATGGAGGATGGTACCCTTCATCGTTTCCTTTCAACAAATGCTATTTTAGCAACAGGA CTCAACATGGTTATGGCAGAGGTTACTTCTCTGCTATTTCACCTCACACATGTACTAGTGATGACAATGCTATGGTTGCACGTGCTGGGTTACCCCTTCAG GATCTTGAGTTTGTGCAGTTCCATCCTACAGGCATTTACGGTGCTGGATGCCTTATAACCGAAG GTTCCCGGGGCGAAGGTGGTATTCTTAGGAACAGCAAAGCTGAGAGGTTCATGGAATGA
- the LOC119269531 gene encoding uncharacterized protein LOC119269531 isoform X1 has protein sequence MVGVVQLSVRIQISPPCYISPSTETVFLLLFFLFTTKLMQMLLVKGLETGSSSGRFFEKFQVLGNCKLFQPGGNCTQHGGWYPSSFPFNKCYFSNRTQHGYGRGYFSAISPHTCTSDDNAMVARAGLPLQDLEFVQFHPTGIYGAGCLITEALFFQLLDGIMEGTYTVQYETRNDLMMLR, from the exons ATGGTGGGCGTTGTCCAGTTGTCCGTACGAATCCAGATTTCCCCTCCCTGCTACATCTCTCCTTCCACCGAGACTGTCTTCTTATTGCTGTTTTTTCTTTTTACTACCAAATTGATGCAGATGCTATTAGTGAAAGGATTGGAGACTGGGTCTAGTAGTGGTAGGTTTTTTGAGAAATTCCAAGTGCTCGGGAATTGCAAATTGTTTCAGCCAG GGGGTAATTGCACTCAACATGGAGGATGGTACCCTTCATCGTTTCCTTTCAACAAATGCTATTTTAGCAACAGGA CTCAACATGGTTATGGCAGAGGTTACTTCTCTGCTATTTCACCTCACACATGTACTAGTGATGACAATGCTATGGTTGCACGTGCTGGGTTACCCCTTCAG GATCTTGAGTTTGTGCAGTTCCATCCTACAGGCATTTACGGTGCTGGATGCCTTATAACCGAAG CATTATTTTTTCAGCTGCTTGATGGAATCATGGAAGGAACATATACAGTGCAGTATGAAACGAGGAATGATCTGATGATGTTGAGATGA
- the LOC119272656 gene encoding BTB/POZ and MATH domain-containing protein 2-like encodes MASSQRAITTTSSRSSLGSARGGHAFEISGYSQHKGLGIGESVRSATFTVDGCEWSIVFYPDGEMYEYQEYVSVFLELLTLEADVRAGFDMILVVPSDRASTKLIHRVAPMVFGHIQPDWGLPQFMKRAVLESSPYLEDDRLVIKCEVTVVRQPQVEETAPDFEVQVPPSDLYDNLGKLLQSGEEAVWFCIVLAMRSPVFKAELYGPMSDKRTWRITVKDMQPAVFKALLQFIYTDSLPSMLDLCDNDQKEMVKHLLVAADKYAMERLKLICEGILCRNLDVDSMATTLALADQHHCGNLKEACVQFLLTGSRMDAVLASKGYTHLKRSCPSVIVDIFERATKSRKIL; translated from the exons ATGGCATCGTCGCAGAGGGCAATCACCACGACTTCATCGAGGTCCAGCCTAGGGTCCGCGCGGGGAGGGCACGCGTTCGAGATATCTGGGTACAGCCAGCACAAGGGCCTTGGCATAGGGGAATCCGTCCGCTCCGCCACCTTCACTGTCGACGGCTGCGAGTGGTCCATCGTCTTCTACCCCGACGGAGAAATGTATGAATACCAAGAATACGTCTCGGTGTTTCTTGAGCTACTGACGTTGGAGGCCGACGTAAGAGCCGGCTTCGACATGATTCTGGTCGTCCCGTCGGACCGGGCCAGCACCAAGTTGATCCATCGGGTGGCTCCCATGGTTTTCGGCCACATACAACCCGACTGGGGGCTTCCCCAGTTCATGAAGAGGGCAGTCTTGGAATCATCACCGTACCTGGAGGACGACCGCCTCGTGATCAAGTGCGAGGTCACTGTCGTGAGGCAACCACAGGTGGAGGAGACTGCGCCGGACTTCGAGGTCCAGGTGCCGCCCTCTGATCTGTACGACAATCTTGGGAAACTGTTACAATCAGGGGAGGAAGCCGTGTGGTTTTGT ATTGTGCTTGCAATGCGGTCGCCGGTGTTCAAGGCGGAGCTTTATGGGCCGATGAGCGACAAAAGAACATGGAGGATAACCGTCAAGGATATGCAGCCTGCTGTATTCAAGGCGTTGCTTCAGTTTATCTACACTGATTCCTTGCCTTCCATGCTTGACCTCTGCGACAATGACCAGAAAGAAATGGTCAAGCATTTGCTTGTGGCTGCAGATAAGTATGCCATGGAAAGACTGAAGCTAATCTGCGAAGGCATTCTTTGTAGGAATCTCGACGTTGATTCTATGGCGACGACATTAGCTCTGGCTGACCAGCATCATTGCGGCAACCTCAAAGAAGCTTGTGTCCAATTTCTCCTCacggggagtagaatggatgctgtGCTGGCAAGCAAAGGCTACACACACCTTAAAAGATCTTGTCCTTCTGTCATAGTTGATATCTTTGAGAGGGCAACTAAGTCTCGCAAGATTTTGTAA